The region CTCCATTGCTTCCCGAACAATTTCAATCCATTCACCGTCCAGTTTCTCTTGTTTGCTCTTCTGATCATCTTCACCAATCAATTCATTCACCGACACACCCAGTACAGCACTTATTTTTTCCATAAATTGAATCGATGGGTTTGACTGAAGATTCCGCTCAATCGAGCTCAAATATGATTTAGCAACACCAGCCCGCTCCGCAAGTTCGGAAATAGACAATTTTTTAGTCTTTCGTAATTGTTTGATCGTTTCACCTATCAAGCCGCACACCTTCTTTCAAACAGATTATACCACAAAAAGGTGCATGGTTCTATATAATGTACAGTTTTTCCCATCATTAGTCCTTCCGCTGCATTTCTGCAAGGAACGTCCTTATTTCATCCACCGTCAACCCCAGGGTTTTTGCCGATTTTATTAACTGCAGCCACTCATCATCCATAGAAACTTGTTTCACTGTATTTTGCATGTAACATTCCTCCTAACAAATATCAAAACAGTATCCCGCTATATGAATCTTTATACCCGCTACTTTTAAAACTAAATTTGCCACAAGTTTGTTCTTTAATAAGAATATTTAGTTCAATAATACCACTATACAACAGTTGCAATATATTTTGGGTGTCTACTTTTGTCAAAAACCAACTAGTTTTGTGCTTGTCAGATCAATTATTGCCGACATAGGTCTAATGACTTACACTTAATTTTATTATAACATAAATTCGTTATTAAGAACATCTTTTGAAAAAATTTAGTTTTAACTGCGGTCCGACCTGCAACAGTTCGTACACATACCTTACGAAACTATAGATAAAACGCATGTAATTTCAGAATGGAAAATGATATGATAATACTAATAGATTATTAGAAAATGAGGGGGGTCCTTATGAAAAAATTAATTCTGTTGCTGCCTGTATTATTGTTACTTCTCATTTCCGCATGTTCGGAAGATGAAACTACCCCGCAGGAACGATTTGATAAATATGTAAGCCATTGGAACCAGCAGGAATTCAGTAAAATGTACGAGATGTCATCGGAAAAATCCACTAAAAAATACCCGACCGGGGATTATGTGAAACGATACAAAGATATTTACAAGGATTTGGAAATCAACAACGTGAAAATTTCCTATAAGAAACCTTCGGAGAAACAAACGGAAAAAGCGATGGAAAAAGGTAAAGCTACTATTCCCTTTACAGTAAAAATGGACAGCATTGCAGGTCCCATTAAATTTGATTACAAAGCAACTTTAGTTAAAGAAGGTGAAGAGGATAAGGAAAACTGGTATGTTAACTGGAATCCCGGTTTTATTTTTCCGGCAATTAAAAACGGCGGAAAAATCGGATTGGAAACCGAAGAACCCCGGCGTGGAGAAATCCTTGACCGTAACCGGATGCCTCTTGCCATTAATGATGTTGTTTACGAGATTGGTATTATTCCCGGTAAACTCGGAGCGAACGCTAAACAGCAAAAACAACAAATAGCTGACCTGCTCAACATATCAGTTGAATCAATCAACAACAGCCTGAATGCAGACTGGGTAAAATCAGGCATGTTCGTACCGGTTAAAAAAGTTCCGACATCCAATGAAAGCGTACTGAACCAACTTTTTGAACTAAGCTCTGTCGTTAAACGGGATGTAACAGGAAGAGTATATCCATATGGAAAAGCGACTGCACATCTTATCGGATATGTCGGAAAAATCACAGCAGAAGAACTGGAGAAACTTGACTCAGATGTATACAGCCCAAATGATATGATCGGAAAACGCGGACTTGAGCAGCGCTTTGATAAGCGACTGAAAGGTGAAGAAGGTGTAAAGATAACCGTTACAAAAGAAAGTGGCGAAACAACGGTAATTGCCGAAAAGCCTGTCCAAGACGGGGAAAATATTGTAACAACAATTGATGCAGAACTGCAGCAGCGAATTTTCCAAAGTTACGAGGGGAAAGCTGGAACTGCCGCTGCAATAGACCCAAAAACCGGTGAAACACTGGCATTGGTCAGCAGTCCAGCTTTTAATCCGAATGATTTTTTATACGGCATTTCCCAATCCAAGTTGGATGAATTGCAAAATGATCCGCAAAAACCATTAATCAATCGGTTTGCAGCAACATTTACACCTGGATCTGTTATTAAACCAGTAACTGCGGCAATCGGTTTAAATAATGGAACTATCAAGCCTGGTGAAGGTGTTAAAATCAATGGTCTTACATGGAGCGGAGGCGCGGGCTGGGGAGACTATGAAGTTACGCGTGTATCCACGTCAAGCCAGCCCGTTGACGTTACCAACGCCCTGATTCGCTCCGACAACATTTATTTTGCCATGAAGGCAGTTGAAATGGGCGCTGAAAAATATGTGAACGGCATGAAACAATTTGGCTTTGGGAAGAAACTTCCGTTTAAATATCCAATCCAGTCGTCAACTGTTTCCTCGAGCGGCAGCATAAATGATGAAGTACTGCTTGCTAATTCGAGCTACGGACAAGGTGAATTGCAGGTAAGCGCACTGCATTTGGCAATGACCTATACACCGATTCTGAACAAAGGAAAAATGATCAAACCTACCCTTCTGCTTGATGCCAAGGATGGTCAGGCTTGGAAAAAGAATTTGATCTCTAAGAAGCAGGCAAACCTCCTGCAGGATGCATTGCGTAAAGTTGTTTCTTCGCCGAAAGGAACAGCAAATGGGGCCCAGCGTGCTGACTTACCGATCGCTGGCAAAACTGGTACCGCTGAGTTGAAAAAATCACTTGATGTGGAATCAGGTCCGGAAAACGGTTGGTTTGTCGGGTATCCATCGAAATCCAAAGACATTCTGATTTCCATGATGGTTGAGCATACCGAAGATAATGGCGGCAGCAGCTATGTAGTAGATAAGGTCACAAATATATTAATGGATGTAAAACAATAAGATTAAAAGTGGCTTGCAGGTGTCTGCAAGCCACTTTTTTAACCCAATAAATAATAATCAACCTTACCGGTGCACTTATACAGTAAGAAAGTTACTTAACTGCCAACAACAAAAAAGAGCCACCCTATAAATGGATGACTCATCGTATAGCAAGCTCACTTATTTCATTATTTTTTTATTAGCTGTCCGGAATAGATACCAGGTAACCAATGCAAAAGCAATCAATGATACTATTGGCCCAAAGAATGCATCTGTCGGCATGGTAATTCCTGCGGTAACAGCAATTGCGACAAACACGCCCATCAATGCTTCACCAGCAATATAACCGGATGCCATCAGTATTCCTCTTTCATTTTTCGCTTTAAATTCCTCTTTACTTTTCGTAATTCTTTTGATTATGCCTTGTACAATTCCCCCCACCATAATTGGGGAAGTCAAATGGATCGGTAAATATAAGCCAACTGCGAACGGCAATGAACCAATTCCAAATAATTCAACCGTCGCAGCGGCAGCGGCTCCAATGAAGATCAGATTCCATGGAAGATTTCCTTCCATGATACCTTCGACTACCATTGACATCAGAACTGCTTGCGGTGCGGGCAGCTCAGCAGACCCGAAACCATATGCATTATCAAGTAGAATCAAAACGAATCCGATGACAATACTGGTAATTAGAACGCCATATAGTTGGGCAACCTGCTGCCATTTTGGGGTAGCACCAACAATATAACCTGTTTTTAGGTCCTGTGACGTATCACCTGAAATGGCAGCTGCGATACAAACAACGGAGCCTATTGTGATAGCTGTTATCATTCCAGCCTCACCTGTATGCCCGATAGCAACAAGAATAAGCGATATAAAAATCAGCGCTCCGATTGTCATACCGGATACAGGGTTTGATGAACTTCCGACGATACCGACAATTCTGGATGACACGGTTACAAAGAAGAAACCAAAAATGAATAGCAGAAGGGCACCAATAATCCCCAGATTTATCGTAGGATAAAACATCAGAATACCCATAAACACAACCATTAACACCACAATTAATGTATATGGAATATCCTTATCGGTTCGCAGGTCAGCTGTATCACCAGCAGAAGAAAATCCTCGTATGGACCCGCTAAACGATGAAATAATGGTCGGCAGCGTTTTCAGCAGCCCCACTATTCCCCCGAACGCAACGGCACCGGCTCCGATATAACGTAAGTAATTATTCCAAATGTCATGATAGCCCATTTCACCTATCGGAACTTCACCGGGATAAATTGGTGTCGTGGCAAATTCTCCGATATAGCTGATCAACGGAATTATCCCCAGCCAGCCCAGCACACCGCCAGCAAACATGATTCCTGCAATACGCGGGCCAATTATATATCCGACCGCAAGCAATGCAGGCATTACATCCATACCAATCGCCGCATTTTTAAATTTATAAATTTCCCATTCCACAGACGTCGGAAACGCTTTTACAGCATCCGTTAAAAATTTGAATGCTGCACCAATTCCAAGGCCGCCAAATACCAGCTTTGCACCTTTCCCGCCTTCTTCTCCAGCATGCAAAACTTCAGCACAAGCGGTACCTTCCGGATATGGCAATGTTTCATGTTCCTGAACAATTAACGCGCGGCGAAGCGGAATCATTAGAACAACGCCAAGAATACCACCGGCCAGCGCAATAATGGCAATAGTGGTCAAACTTGGTTCCAATTGCCAGATAAATAATGCTGGCAACGTAAAAATAATACCGGCAGCCAGTGCTTCACCACTTGACGTAATTGTTTGAACGATGTTGTTCTCTAATATCGATGTACGTTTCATAATAATTCGCAGTATCGCCATCGAAATAACGGCAGCCGGAATCGATGCAGAAACTGTCATACCTACAATTAACCCCAAATAAGCATTGGCAGCGCCAAATATAATGGCCAGAAATGCACCAACAATCATGGAGATAATTGTAAATTCAGGCGGGTTCTTGGAGGCCGGAATATACGGTTTAAACCCGTTATCCGGATTTTCCTTTGACACTATAAACACCTTCCTTTTGAATATTCTGGTTGATTGTGAAGTGTGTCCCCCTTCACATGTACACTTCCCTAAATCGACAATATTATTGCATAACATTATCAGCCACTAGAATATCATAAACGCTTCTTCAATTTAAAATTTTTTTACAATTGATAATCAAAAAAGTTTGCTTCAAATTTGAAACTATTTTGTTGTCTATCCGTAGAACGAACTATTGGAAAAATATTTACACTCAGGGAGGAGAACGGACGATGAAAAGGAATGAAACTGGAACAACTTCAAAAACAAAGTCAGAGCAAAAGTCCTTCAAAAACACTGAATCAATTCAAAAATATTTTGAACCAGTTTTCCGGTAACGAAAAGTCCGATAAATTCATTACGATGAAAAAAGAGGATGGCATGTATGTTATCACCATGGATTTAAATGAGACGGCTTCACAGAAGGTACTTGAACAGGGAATGAAACAAATTAAAAATTCAATGAGTTCTCTAAAACAATTGGGTATTGCGAAATTTTTAAATAACATGAAGATTAAACATCTGAAACAAACTTTTTACATTGATCAGGAAACATTTGAACAGCAAAAAATGGAGCAACAAATGAAAATGGAAATGCCGATGAACAAAATCAAAATGACCATTGATCAGGATATGACAATGGAAGTCACCGGAAAAGTTGATAAGGCTATTACTATCCCTCAAAAAATCAAGAAGAATGCTAAGACAATATCAATGGAGCAGCTCCAAAAAATGCAGGAACAGCAGAAAAAACAGTCCAAATAACTTAAAGTGGATGGGACCCGGAAGTCCCATCCACTATTATTCTTAAAGCAATTTTGTCAGTGAATGAAATAGCTCCTCATCTCGTTCATCGAGTGATTTATCAATGAGCCTCTGCAGGTTCATTTTCTCCAGCTTACGAATTGTGACAGCGGTTTCATTATTATGATTATTTGTATTTTCTTCTCCTTTAAAGTAATACGGTTGGGCAATAGTTTCCAACTGGAGCAGAAAATCCGGAAGGGAAATTAACTCAGACATAGTCAGGTAAACGATGTCTTTACCTTTTTGAAAAGCAAATCTTGCCCCCATATTTTCCACTTTTTGTGTTTTACGATTAATTCTTATTTCCTTTGCTTCAGTCGGAACAAATTGATAAACCTGCTCATCAATTAACACTGAAAAATACTGGTAGGCCAGAATCACCCGGATAAAATCATTATCAGCTTTTATATAGTAGGGTTTTAACATCTTTACAGTAACCATATTTCCACCTCCCGAAATCCTTATCGTAATTTTCAGTTAATTAATTTTACTATATAACGTACAAAATTACAAGTGGAAATTTTGAAAAAAAAGAAAATCCGCTAATCTGTAACGATCAGCGGATGTAATCCTGCAGTACATGTTCAGTAGCTTCTTTGATATTCTTTTGATTAAATTTATTTATTTTTTCCTGGTCAAACATCTCACCAGACTTTTTCAAATACTGAACCCCTTCTTTCATACACGATTTATATCGGTTGTTCCATTTATCAATTTCCGTGGCGAATTTTTCGTCCGTCCCAGGAGTTACAAATTCCTTATATAAATCCACTATTCTTTCACCCTCACGATTCGGAAAAAATTCATGTGGATCCGTACTGTCAAAAATACAAAATTCCAGGTCACGAACAAGGACCATATCCAGGCTGTTCGGGTCAAAACTGCAATGATATACTTCTGTGTCAAAACCATGATTCGCACACGCTTTGGCGATTTTTTTCATAAAAGTTGACTTTCCTGTTCCGGCACGTCCTTTGATGTAATCAACATTTTTTATGTCTTTAATCAGATGTGGCACCTCATTTACAATACCATCGGGGGTGTTTGTGCCAAAAAATCTGTGATATATATGTCCTTTAGAATCACGCTTCTCCACACTCTTTAATAAGTCATCAATATATTTATCGCCAAATGCATTTGCATGATCAAAATCCATTTCATCTATATAAATTTTTTCCAACTCATCGTGAAAACGTAACCCATTCTCGAAACACTGATATGCTTTGAACACGTGATCAGCCCCTTGTGTGTCGTGACCTACCGGATACTGTTTTTCCAATTCAACAACTGTACCTGTCTCTGTAATGCTTGCATCCAATACAGCCAGTGATTTTTCACGAATAATGAATCCATCCAGATATTCATGGCCCAACGGACTTAACAGTAATTCTGCATCCGACTTAAAGTGACTCAATAGATTTTGTAAAAGTTTTGATTTAAAAAATGGGGACGAATGGTTCAATAAGTAAATTTTCTGAATCCCTTGCATGTTTGTATCCAAAAAATTAACCAATCCCTCAGCAGTGTTGCCCGTTACATAATACTTACGATCAGACATAGCAAACACTTCCTTTTTAAGTATACTTGCTGCCCAATTAAGTATATTCAACTGAAAAGGAAATGTGAATATTTAAATGAATGTACACTGAACAGTACTCTACACTTTTAATATTGACCCAACAGCCCCTTTTTCATTGCGTGCCGTTCACAAGCAATGTATACCGTTACACCAATAATGCCGTAAATTACAGCGTTTCCGATCAGCCAAGCGTAATCCCCGATTGTAAAGTCCGACAATGTGTAGCCTTTAATCATAACCATCCGTGTCATGTCGACTCCTTTTACAAAGGGGGCGACCACCAGGTACGGTGCAACAGATAGTGGCACAAACGTCAATCCGGCTACGATAAATTGCAGGATTTGCAAAAATGCATTGATTTGCTTGAAAATAAGCGCCATGCCTGCCACGACAAAACTTGTTCCAATCATGCTGGCGAGAGTCAACACCAGAATAGGGATAATTGCCAACGGATTCAAGTTAAGCCATTCCCCTGCTGTTGCCATCGAAAGAAACAATAGAAAGATAACAAGAACAAAGTGATTAAACACTGATCCAAACAATCTGGCAAGTAAAATCTTCCATGGTTTAACTGGTGACATGAACAATTGCTCCAGTGTCCCTTTCATTGCCTCATCCGAAATGGTCCAGCCAATCGACTGCAGTGTCATCATGCCTAAGTACCAGAAAATGTAGTTTACAATGATATATTGTGTATTGGTACTTGCCTGGGCGGGATCACCAATTATGTGAATCCCGAACATCATTCCAACAAAAATAATATAAAACGTAAGCAGCAAACTGATGGTGTTAGCTTTATACCGTTTCAATTCAAGATATTCCAACATCGTATTCACCTGTAATACATTCCAAAATGTGGTCATGATGCTGCCTCCTCTTTTACCAGTTTCATAAAGACCTGCTCAAAATTGATTTCCGTGCGACTTATCGCTTCAATGGACGTCTTATTTTTGTTTAAAATGTCCATCAAACTATAGATCTCATGCTCCTGCTCAAAACTCACTTCCAATTTCGACCCATCCAGGGTATGTATTGGGAACTGTACCTTCAGCATTTCCAATTGTTCATCTGTCAGTTCGTCTTTCAGGTGTACTTGGTATGCGCTTGTTTCGAACAAACGGAGTAATTGATCCACACGTTCATCGGCAATTACCCTGCCGGCGTTTATGATAATTGTACGTTCACATAAATCCTGTACAACCGGCATGTCATGAGTGCTGATAATAATTGTCTTTCCCTGTTCGCTGGCAATTTTCCGCAACAGGCCTCTTACCTCATAACCTGTTTCCACATCAAGTCCCAATGTCGGTTCATCAAGAAGAATAACGTCTGTATCTGCCAGCATTGCCACACAGATTGCCAGCTTTTGCTGCATACCGCGAGATAAATTATTGACAAGTTCATGCTTTTTCGATTGCAACTGAAATAGTGTCAGCAGTTCCTCGACACGTGATTTGATTTCTTTTTTGGGAACTCCCCTATTACCGGCAAAATATTGGAGATTTTCCAGGACTGTCATGCGCCAGTATAGATTCCGGTTACCTTCCAGCACAGCACTGATATGCCTAAGTGCTTTATTACGGTTTTTAATGCTGTCAAATCCGTTAATCGTGACAGATCCTTCGTCTGGTACAAGGAGCCCGCAAATCATTTTGATTGTTGTCGTCTTCCCGGCACCATTTGGTCCAAGCAGCCCTACAATCTCACCTTTTCCAACTCTGAATGAAACACCTTTTACGGCAACAAACTCTTCCTTTGCTTTTCGTTTTTTATACTTTTTCATTACACTGTCAATTTTAATAATATCTTCCATTGTCATGCCCCTTCCCTGCTTTCTTACTTTCATTATATAGACTTATCAGAATAATACATCAGTCAATTGATGTTTTTCTTCTCCGTCTTGGGACTGATGATCTCTTCAGACCGTTTTTGACACTAAAAAAGCCACACAGACCATCACATCTGCATGGCTTTCTTTTTTTTATACTAGTTCCGCTCGTTCTTTCTCGGTAAACACCCTGGATCTGGTTAGAAACCGCTTTCCCTCGGGTCCCTCCAGCGAAAACATCCCGCCGCGGCCGTCAACAGCATCAATAATCAGCTGAGTATGTTTCCAATATTCATATTGATCTTTGGACATATAGAAAGGTGTTTCGCCGATTTCTCCGAGAAGCACATCTGATTCGCCAACACGAAATTCACCTCGCGGATAACACATTGGTGAGCTGCCGTCACAGCATCCGCCTGATTGATGGAACATCAGCGGTCCGTGTGTTTCAATTAACGTGTTGATTAGTTGAAGTGCTTCATCCGTAGCTGTTACACGTTCAACCATTTTTCACACCCTTTCTATTTATTTTTACAGTATATGCAATACCACATTATCAGATTCCAATCTTAAAAGAATCCTGCTGCACCTTCACTGTAACTGATCAGCAAGTTTTTCGTCTGCTGGTA is a window of Virgibacillus ihumii DNA encoding:
- a CDS encoding OPT family oligopeptide transporter → MSKENPDNGFKPYIPASKNPPEFTIISMIVGAFLAIIFGAANAYLGLIVGMTVSASIPAAVISMAILRIIMKRTSILENNIVQTITSSGEALAAGIIFTLPALFIWQLEPSLTTIAIIALAGGILGVVLMIPLRRALIVQEHETLPYPEGTACAEVLHAGEEGGKGAKLVFGGLGIGAAFKFLTDAVKAFPTSVEWEIYKFKNAAIGMDVMPALLAVGYIIGPRIAGIMFAGGVLGWLGIIPLISYIGEFATTPIYPGEVPIGEMGYHDIWNNYLRYIGAGAVAFGGIVGLLKTLPTIISSFSGSIRGFSSAGDTADLRTDKDIPYTLIVVLMVVFMGILMFYPTINLGIIGALLLFIFGFFFVTVSSRIVGIVGSSSNPVSGMTIGALIFISLILVAIGHTGEAGMITAITIGSVVCIAAAISGDTSQDLKTGYIVGATPKWQQVAQLYGVLITSIVIGFVLILLDNAYGFGSAELPAPQAVLMSMVVEGIMEGNLPWNLIFIGAAAAATVELFGIGSLPFAVGLYLPIHLTSPIMVGGIVQGIIKRITKSKEEFKAKNERGILMASGYIAGEALMGVFVAIAVTAGITMPTDAFFGPIVSLIAFALVTWYLFRTANKKIMK
- a CDS encoding DUF779 domain-containing protein is translated as MVERVTATDEALQLINTLIETHGPLMFHQSGGCCDGSSPMCYPRGEFRVGESDVLLGEIGETPFYMSKDQYEYWKHTQLIIDAVDGRGGMFSLEGPEGKRFLTRSRVFTEKERAELV
- a CDS encoding DUF6612 family protein produces the protein MKLEQLQKQSQSKSPSKTLNQFKNILNQFSGNEKSDKFITMKKEDGMYVITMDLNETASQKVLEQGMKQIKNSMSSLKQLGIAKFLNNMKIKHLKQTFYIDQETFEQQKMEQQMKMEMPMNKIKMTIDQDMTMEVTGKVDKAITIPQKIKKNAKTISMEQLQKMQEQQKKQSK
- a CDS encoding penicillin-binding transpeptidase domain-containing protein, whose amino-acid sequence is MKKLILLLPVLLLLLISACSEDETTPQERFDKYVSHWNQQEFSKMYEMSSEKSTKKYPTGDYVKRYKDIYKDLEINNVKISYKKPSEKQTEKAMEKGKATIPFTVKMDSIAGPIKFDYKATLVKEGEEDKENWYVNWNPGFIFPAIKNGGKIGLETEEPRRGEILDRNRMPLAINDVVYEIGIIPGKLGANAKQQKQQIADLLNISVESINNSLNADWVKSGMFVPVKKVPTSNESVLNQLFELSSVVKRDVTGRVYPYGKATAHLIGYVGKITAEELEKLDSDVYSPNDMIGKRGLEQRFDKRLKGEEGVKITVTKESGETTVIAEKPVQDGENIVTTIDAELQQRIFQSYEGKAGTAAAIDPKTGETLALVSSPAFNPNDFLYGISQSKLDELQNDPQKPLINRFAATFTPGSVIKPVTAAIGLNNGTIKPGEGVKINGLTWSGGAGWGDYEVTRVSTSSQPVDVTNALIRSDNIYFAMKAVEMGAEKYVNGMKQFGFGKKLPFKYPIQSSTVSSSGSINDEVLLANSSYGQGELQVSALHLAMTYTPILNKGKMIKPTLLLDAKDGQAWKKNLISKKQANLLQDALRKVVSSPKGTANGAQRADLPIAGKTGTAELKKSLDVESGPENGWFVGYPSKSKDILISMMVEHTEDNGGSSYVVDKVTNILMDVKQ
- a CDS encoding helix-turn-helix domain-containing protein; translated protein: MIGETIKQLRKTKKLSISELAERAGVAKSYLSSIERNLQSNPSIQFMEKISAVLGVSVNELIGEDDQKSKQEKLDGEWIEIVREAMESGVTKEQFKDYLEFTKWRKEQDK
- a CDS encoding anti-repressor SinI family protein, whose protein sequence is MQNTVKQVSMDDEWLQLIKSAKTLGLTVDEIRTFLAEMQRKD
- a CDS encoding ABC transporter ATP-binding protein, giving the protein MTMEDIIKIDSVMKKYKKRKAKEEFVAVKGVSFRVGKGEIVGLLGPNGAGKTTTIKMICGLLVPDEGSVTINGFDSIKNRNKALRHISAVLEGNRNLYWRMTVLENLQYFAGNRGVPKKEIKSRVEELLTLFQLQSKKHELVNNLSRGMQQKLAICVAMLADTDVILLDEPTLGLDVETGYEVRGLLRKIASEQGKTIIISTHDMPVVQDLCERTIIINAGRVIADERVDQLLRLFETSAYQVHLKDELTDEQLEMLKVQFPIHTLDGSKLEVSFEQEHEIYSLMDILNKNKTSIEAISRTEINFEQVFMKLVKEEAAS
- a CDS encoding IDEAL domain-containing protein is translated as MVTVKMLKPYYIKADNDFIRVILAYQYFSVLIDEQVYQFVPTEAKEIRINRKTQKVENMGARFAFQKGKDIVYLTMSELISLPDFLLQLETIAQPYYFKGEENTNNHNNETAVTIRKLEKMNLQRLIDKSLDERDEELFHSLTKLL
- a CDS encoding ABC transporter permease, which produces MTTFWNVLQVNTMLEYLELKRYKANTISLLLTFYIIFVGMMFGIHIIGDPAQASTNTQYIIVNYIFWYLGMMTLQSIGWTISDEAMKGTLEQLFMSPVKPWKILLARLFGSVFNHFVLVIFLLFLSMATAGEWLNLNPLAIIPILVLTLASMIGTSFVVAGMALIFKQINAFLQILQFIVAGLTFVPLSVAPYLVVAPFVKGVDMTRMVMIKGYTLSDFTIGDYAWLIGNAVIYGIIGVTVYIACERHAMKKGLLGQY